In Necator americanus strain Aroian chromosome IV, whole genome shotgun sequence, the following proteins share a genomic window:
- a CDS encoding hypothetical protein (NECATOR_CHRIV.G16292.T1), whose translation MFLLLLVFGLVAGQNEVDNKTEVCLMEPDEGYCRALFRRWAWDPVEERCEPFYYGGCGGNGNRFETQQQCLDECWNNHVDEKHKKKPEPRCIKYIV comes from the exons ATGTTCTTGCTGCTCCTAGTGTTCGGTCTTGTAGCCG GACAGAACGAAGTAGATAACAAAACGGAAGTATGCCTCATGGAGCCTGATGAGGGCTACTGCAGAGCTCTTTTCAGAAG ATGGGCATGGGATCCAGTGGAAGAGCGCTGCGAACCATTCTACTACGGCGGTTGCGGAGGCAACGGGAATAGATTTGAGACACAACAACAATGCCTTGATGAATGCTGGAACAACCACGTCGACGAAAAGCACAAGAAGAAGCCTGAGCCGAGATGCATAAAATACATAGtataa
- a CDS encoding hypothetical protein (NECATOR_CHRIV.G16293.T1), which translates to MVRTWYVCDHLVEKRISGCGGPAGFGGDKKVERRPVVKARLAVAGLLSQGKSLFFTPAYLLPQYPAHWALSSQTSEGYSPSRLSLCDYNARTVSTGADKLALLRTAAVLVLLCADLPSILSILTRSCHLGNSSPPSSEPKTHSIFNCYSPTSAADGFELEAFYEELEEVIRNEKFFHEFLVRDFNAKLGKATEEEYKIGRFGLEERSLSVDMGIALYCNSRGDRLHTHQQETLGEAQPCEQAGFRQKFSCLDHVQTVSRVIEVCREYCLLFVLAFVDYEKAFDSVESNAIQSVDQDVDA; encoded by the exons ATGGTGCGTACATGGTATGTTTGTGATCATTTAGTTGAGAAGAGGATCAGCGGTTGTGGAGGTCCTGCTGGTTTCGGAGGAGACAAGAAG GTTGAGCGaagacctgtggtgaaagctaggctcgccgtggcagggctgcttagtcagggaaaaagtctttttttcactccAGCATACCtgctgcctcagtaccctgcacactgggccctttcatctcagacgtcggaag GCTACTCGCCATCAAGACTGTCTCTGTGTgattacaacgcgagaacggTATCCACAGGCGCTGACAAGCTTGCTCTTCTCCGAACTGCC gcggtgttggttttgttgtgcgcTGATCTgccgtccatcttgtcgattctcacgagatcctgtcacctcggcAATTCCTCACCTCCGTCCTCTGAGCCAAAAACCCATAGCATCTttaactgctactcaccaacatcagcagctgatgggTTCgaattggaagcgttttacgaggagctggaggaagtgatccgcaacgagaaatTCTTCCATGAATTCCTTGTtagagacttcaacgcaaaactaggaaaggctacagaagaggaatacaagatcggaagatttggattA gaagaaagatcattgtcggtggacatgggaatcgccctcTACTGCAACTCGCGCGGAGATCGACTACATACTCACCAACAGGAG ACGCTGGGTGAAGCGCAGCCTTgcgaacaagctggattccgtcagaagttcagctgcttggaccacgtccagaccgtgtcgagggtcatagaagTTTGCCGTGAATACTGCCTACTCTTTGTTCTAGCAttcgtcgactatgaaaaagccttcgacagcgtagaatcGAATGCAATACAATCGGTCGACCAAGACGTGGACGCGTAG
- a CDS encoding hypothetical protein (NECATOR_CHRIV.G16295.T1) produces MSSTSVCCAVITVMKKIFAQIGNPKTIVTDNRLPYLSIPAYGPGDTGIEAQLFSTETTLKSTTLPRQMTIVVQRINEHRHPAHRKLGISCTVESYYGLDAST; encoded by the coding sequence ATGAGCTCTACTTCGGTGTGTTGTGCAGTTATCACCGTAATGAAGAAGATCTTCGCACAAATTGGGAACCCTAAGACAATTGTAACGGACAATCGCTTACCTTACCTGTCGATCCCAGCCTACGGACCAGGTGACACCGGCATAGAAGCGCAGTTATTCAGCACCGAAACCACATTGAAGTCGACGACCCTGCCTAGACAAATGACTATCGTGGtacaaagaataaatgaacatCGTCATCCAGCACATCGGAAACTCGGTATTTCCTGCACTGTGGAGTCCTACTATGGACTCGACGCATCAACCTAG
- a CDS encoding hypothetical protein (NECATOR_CHRIV.G16294.T2) encodes MKITRLGFMMDHEMEMLESVKVAKFNRYWVPVNWALSIVSKAYRKGYIDNAPSLSLAIKEINQFRTSLAVLCNYDWVPVPIAYPQVAEALLNPLGEDDDDFECNFLIDRNIAIGMAIVDETSDKYPKMEMDMLSDQDLMYTNYEKYDIDHALVGSVSNVK; translated from the exons ATGAAAATCACTCGTTTAGGGTTTATGATGGACCATGAGATGGAAATGCTTGAATCCGTGAAAGTAGCAAAATTCAACAG GTACTGGGTACCGGTGAACTGGGCGTTGAGTATCGTTTCTAAGGCTTACCGTAAAGGTTACATTGACAATGCTCCTTCACTCTCCTTAGCTATTAAG GAGATCAATCAATTTCGTACCTCTCTAGCCGTGCTGTGTAACTACGATTGGGTCCCTGTACCTATTGCATATCCTCAA GTGGCCGAGGCACTATTGAACCCATTGGGAGAAGACGACGATGATTTTGAGTGCAACTTCCTTATCGACCGAAACATTGCa ATAGGTATGGCCATAGTTGATGAAACTTCCGACAAATAtccaaaaatggaaatggacATGCTGTCGGACCAAGATCTCATGTACACGAACTACGAGAAATACGATATTGATCATGCACTCGTTGGATCGGTGTCTAACGTGAAGTGA